GGCGCGGATAATCTCGGAATAATACGCGGCCTCGAACAGCGCGAATGCTGTGAAGGCCGAGGCAAGGCGAATGTCCGCGATCCCCTCGCCGAAAATCGCCTTTAGCAGCGATGGCACTATCAGGAAGAACCAGAGGATGACCATGACCAGCGGCACGGAGCGGAACAGGTTTACATAGCCGGCAGCGAGCCATGCCACCGTGCGGTTTGCAGACAGGCGCATCACTGCGAGCAGCGCGCCCCAGATTATGCCGACAACAATAGCGACGCCGGTAATCTCCAACGTGGTTTTCGCCCCCGTCCACAAGTACGGTACCGCGCCGGGGATGGAACTCCAGTCAAAATCGTACATTTATTTGCCTGTAGTGATAAACCCGGGGATGCGGGCGCGCAACTCGACCCAGCGCATGAAAGCCATAATGATGACGTTCAGTATAAGGTAGGCTAACGTCACAACAATGAATGCCTCATAGGGTTGGGCGGTGTAATCCACCAGCTGCTGCGCCTGGCGCGACAGTTCGACAAAGCCGATGGTCGAAATTACCGCGGAATTCTTGAATATGTTGAGAAACTCCGAGGTGAGTGGCGGGATGATGATGCGAAACGCCATTGGCAAGAGTACGTACCGGTAGGTTTGTGGCAGAGTCAGACCGGTCGCCAGCGCTGCGTTTTTCTGTCCCTTCGAGAGCGCTCCAATGCCCGAACGTACCTGTTCGCAAACACGAGCGGCGGTGAACAGCCCAAGACAAAGCATGCCGGCCAGGAACTGCTGCAGAAGCGGTGGCGAGCTCTTGATGGCTGTGCCGATCGAAACCGGCAGCAGCTCAGGTACTACGAAGTACCAGATAAAGAGCTGCACCAGCAACGGGATATTGCGAAAAATCTCGACGTACGCCGCCGCGGGGCCGGAAAGCCAGCGGTTGGGAACGGTGCGCATTACCCCGAGCAGCGCTCCAATGACGAGCGCGAGGATCCATGAAGACAGGGATATGATTACCGTCCACTGCAGCCCCTGGAGGAACCAGCCGAGATAGGTAGTTCCTCCCGAGGGAACCTTGGCAAAGAATATACCCCAGTTCCAATGGTAAGCCATCTCGCCCCGTCGCTACATCAGTTGTCAGCTTACTGGAAGGCCTTGTCGTTGGGGTCCTTGAAAAGTTTCTTCATGTCGTCGCTCAAGGGGAAGTCCAGATTGAGTCCCTTTGGGGGAATTGGTGATCTAAACCATTTGTCGTAAAGCTTTACAGCCGCGCCGCTGGTCTCAAGGTCGGCAATGGTTTGGTCCGCGAGCTTCTTGAATGCGGTATCGCCCTTGCGCAGCATGCAACCGTAGGCCTCGTAGGATTGCGGCGTGCCGACCACGATCCATTCCGCGGGGTTCCTCGCCTTCGCGCGCTCGCCGTACAGCAGCGCG
The Burkholderiales bacterium DNA segment above includes these coding regions:
- the gltK gene encoding glutamate/aspartate ABC transporter permease GltK; this translates as MYDFDWSSIPGAVPYLWTGAKTTLEITGVAIVVGIIWGALLAVMRLSANRTVAWLAAGYVNLFRSVPLVMVILWFFLIVPSLLKAIFGEGIADIRLASAFTAFALFEAAYYSEIIRAGIQSVPRGQVSAAYALGLTYSQAMRLVVLPQAFRNMIPLLLTQAIILFQDTSLVYVIGLADFFGAAYKVGDRDGRIVELLLFAGAVYFVICFGASLLVRQYQRRLAK
- a CDS encoding amino acid ABC transporter permease, with the translated sequence MAYHWNWGIFFAKVPSGGTTYLGWFLQGLQWTVIISLSSWILALVIGALLGVMRTVPNRWLSGPAAAYVEIFRNIPLLVQLFIWYFVVPELLPVSIGTAIKSSPPLLQQFLAGMLCLGLFTAARVCEQVRSGIGALSKGQKNAALATGLTLPQTYRYVLLPMAFRIIIPPLTSEFLNIFKNSAVISTIGFVELSRQAQQLVDYTAQPYEAFIVVTLAYLILNVIIMAFMRWVELRARIPGFITTGK